Proteins from a genomic interval of Pseudoalteromonas sp. MEBiC 03607:
- a CDS encoding tyrosine-type recombinase/integrase, protein MGRKRSAENANLPKGMIFNKKGNTYYLRASGQKDMRLGKTLSEAFRNYYAYASINFECQTMHDLIDRYLKEISPTKAESTHKSNISASKHLIKRFGHMNPSVLRARHAYQYLDLRNREGAPVRGNREFALLSTIMSHAVRWGVIDDTPFHGIIRNPEQPRDRLVTDDELAVFVKYCPRWLQLYVALKLATGLRQTDMLKLSSKDWDDENGLKVQASKTGSRLQFEAVDHLSFIISELKQINGYRTTRKHRTPLLHWYFFASSANSRKEQALTPDGFRTAWNKAIRAAIESGDLQPEQRFQDRDLRAKTASECETITQAFELLGHSNVATTKRVYRRGYSQVTPVTPKSPDDKKKQSIEK, encoded by the coding sequence ATGGGAAGAAAACGTTCTGCAGAAAATGCAAATCTGCCCAAGGGCATGATCTTTAATAAAAAAGGGAATACCTATTACTTAAGGGCAAGCGGTCAGAAAGATATGCGCCTTGGTAAAACTCTGAGTGAAGCTTTTCGCAATTACTACGCTTACGCATCGATTAATTTTGAATGCCAAACGATGCATGACTTGATTGACCGGTATCTCAAAGAGATTTCACCCACTAAGGCAGAATCGACACACAAGAGTAATATTAGTGCGTCAAAGCATTTGATAAAGCGTTTTGGTCATATGAACCCAAGTGTGCTTAGAGCCAGGCATGCCTATCAATATCTCGATCTTAGAAATCGAGAGGGGGCACCGGTAAGAGGCAATCGTGAGTTTGCGTTACTGAGCACCATTATGTCTCATGCTGTGCGCTGGGGCGTAATTGACGACACACCATTTCATGGAATTATACGTAACCCAGAACAGCCAAGAGATCGGCTAGTCACAGATGATGAATTGGCAGTGTTTGTTAAGTATTGCCCTCGATGGCTGCAATTATATGTGGCGCTAAAGCTGGCAACCGGCTTAAGGCAAACCGACATGCTTAAACTTAGCAGCAAAGACTGGGATGACGAAAATGGACTAAAAGTTCAAGCATCAAAAACAGGTAGCCGATTGCAGTTCGAAGCGGTGGATCACCTTAGCTTTATCATCAGCGAGCTTAAACAAATTAATGGTTACCGTACCACTAGAAAACACAGAACGCCGTTATTACATTGGTATTTCTTTGCATCAAGCGCTAATTCACGAAAGGAACAAGCATTGACCCCCGACGGTTTTAGAACTGCGTGGAATAAAGCGATACGTGCAGCAATCGAAAGTGGTGACTTACAACCTGAGCAGCGTTTTCAGGATAGAGATTTAAGAGCTAAAACAGCAAGTGAGTGCGAGACAATTACCCAGGCATTTGAGTTATTGGGCCACTCAAATGTGGCAACAACAAAGCGTGTTTATCGGCGAGGTTACTCACAAGTAACGCCAGTCACGCCAAAGTCGCCAGATGATAAGAAAAAACAAAGCATTGAAAAGTAG
- a CDS encoding conjugal transfer protein TraG N-terminal domain-containing protein, with translation MTFTSLSDLYFFATGVYALNTITDIAISTKLIIAPVIVFVVTQLLKAAEGDEEAKVGMLGKLEIGTYLQMFVFITAFYPMVPLKLDSFQLYSKQCEGYKQPKINNGFFKKGGPAEDLGVMLSNNKLKVPVIVALARAFGTGFSIESVDRLPCGFNLQGATNTLMNSRIVDTVLRIETKEFIKQCYQPALNKALRQGDKNMPWIDDPRTDAQPWPGHNSFMNNAYYGNIGKGFYSQVLLSGWQGARTNKHIPKWSESQQAESRGEIDCSGGQCIHQVGGFPSCREWWQGIGAGYGGINVSSNDMSLRKRLWDSMPEDDKSSIWVLLQASYHDVSDSWYEDKLMEKAYFSKVAMNRIQGAETRDYGLQGEGVMGKIGSWFNRLVGTVGNVMSTVPDYAEASLVQSAAPMIKGAAILILLAAFPLVLMVSQYSIKIATTVGALFVSIQLWPFFWELTIVFQKSFIQTVANSSSVPVVDVLTQPNVMMNSQRITDMMFIAFPFILTSLLTYAGLGLGGAIGSFQGMSKGASAGRKGGEAANKAGGKVGKKVATKGMSK, from the coding sequence ATGACATTTACGAGCCTAAGTGACCTGTATTTTTTTGCTACAGGAGTATATGCCCTCAACACCATAACTGACATTGCTATCAGCACTAAACTGATAATTGCGCCTGTGATTGTGTTTGTTGTGACCCAATTATTAAAGGCGGCTGAAGGGGATGAAGAAGCTAAGGTAGGCATGCTTGGCAAGCTGGAAATTGGCACATACCTGCAAATGTTTGTGTTTATAACAGCTTTTTATCCAATGGTGCCGCTTAAGTTGGATAGTTTTCAGCTATACAGCAAGCAGTGCGAAGGCTACAAGCAACCAAAGATTAATAATGGCTTTTTTAAGAAGGGCGGCCCTGCAGAAGATTTAGGGGTAATGCTGTCGAACAATAAACTAAAAGTTCCGGTTATCGTTGCGCTGGCTAGAGCCTTTGGAACAGGCTTTTCTATTGAGTCGGTTGACCGCTTACCTTGCGGTTTTAACTTGCAGGGAGCAACGAATACCTTAATGAATAGTCGTATTGTTGATACAGTGCTACGTATCGAGACAAAGGAATTTATAAAACAGTGTTACCAACCGGCACTCAATAAAGCGTTACGCCAAGGCGATAAGAACATGCCGTGGATAGATGATCCTCGTACAGATGCTCAACCGTGGCCAGGACATAACTCATTTATGAATAACGCTTACTACGGAAACATAGGAAAGGGCTTCTATTCTCAAGTCTTGTTATCTGGTTGGCAGGGAGCGAGAACTAATAAGCATATCCCTAAGTGGTCTGAGAGCCAGCAAGCGGAAAGTAGAGGGGAAATTGATTGCAGCGGTGGCCAGTGCATCCACCAAGTAGGCGGTTTTCCTTCGTGTCGTGAGTGGTGGCAAGGTATCGGAGCTGGTTATGGCGGTATCAACGTTAGCAGTAACGATATGAGCCTCCGTAAGCGTCTATGGGATAGTATGCCGGAAGATGATAAAAGCAGTATATGGGTGCTTTTACAGGCATCTTACCATGATGTTTCTGATAGCTGGTATGAAGATAAACTAATGGAAAAGGCCTATTTCAGCAAGGTGGCCATGAACCGTATTCAAGGCGCAGAAACAAGGGATTATGGCCTTCAAGGTGAAGGGGTTATGGGTAAAATTGGTAGTTGGTTTAACCGACTAGTGGGTACTGTCGGTAATGTAATGTCCACTGTTCCTGATTATGCCGAAGCCAGTTTAGTTCAATCAGCCGCGCCTATGATTAAAGGTGCTGCGATACTGATTCTATTAGCGGCCTTTCCTTTGGTTCTCATGGTAAGCCAGTACAGTATCAAAATAGCTACCACCGTTGGGGCGCTATTTGTTTCTATACAGCTCTGGCCCTTCTTTTGGGAGCTGACAATTGTTTTTCAAAAATCATTTATTCAGACGGTTGCTAATAGCTCAAGCGTTCCCGTCGTTGATGTGTTAACGCAACCTAACGTTATGATGAACAGCCAGCGTATAACAGATATGATGTTTATTGCGTTCCCTTTCATCCTTACCTCGTTATTAACCTATGCTGGTTTGGGCTTGGGTGGCGCTATTGGAAGCTTTCAAGGCATGAGTAAAGGTGCAAGTGCTGGTAGGAAAGGTGGTGAGGCTGCAAATAAAGCTGGAGGTAAAGTTGGTAAGAAGGTGGCCACAAAAGGAATGAGTAAATAG
- a CDS encoding efflux transporter outer membrane subunit yields MNWQYKPSLLALSVILLSACASQTTHNERVAELETLPSAWQQLPTDNKFLAVEDNWLQQLQDPQVFNLVEQALAHNQAILQAGYDVAIKEQQLIAAGADLWPSLDLSTRASRSKDNRPVSYNNASSASLELSYEVDLWGKLSASERQANLEYLAEKATFSQSKQQLVADVVSGWFDVITNHKLLELYKQREQNAEKNLDIIESGYRQGLNEALDVYLARNELNTERSNIAAQQATLTKSIRDLERLTGQYPAGALSVSADLPLLENTIPLGLPSELITRKPALMASWYQLLSTDAGLAYAHKQRFPSLNLSASIGDSTDRVSDLFSPSSLAWSLIGSISMPLFEGGRLKANEEQARLSVKRQEQAYLATLYDAFNEVETAISQEQALKVRYEKTLEAQENAIAAERLSFEQYQSGLVTYTTVLDAQDRSFNAQSSVIELKNQLIKNRINLHIALGGDFSEANSEVAEQ; encoded by the coding sequence ATGAATTGGCAATATAAGCCGAGTTTATTGGCTTTAAGTGTAATTTTGCTAAGTGCATGTGCAAGCCAGACGACTCATAATGAACGAGTCGCTGAGCTTGAGACCTTACCAAGTGCATGGCAGCAATTACCTACGGACAACAAATTTCTTGCTGTTGAAGATAATTGGTTGCAGCAGTTACAAGACCCTCAAGTTTTTAATTTAGTTGAGCAAGCATTAGCCCATAACCAAGCAATTTTACAAGCAGGTTATGATGTGGCGATTAAAGAGCAACAGCTTATTGCTGCTGGGGCCGATTTATGGCCAAGCCTTGATTTATCAACACGAGCGAGCCGTAGTAAAGATAATCGCCCTGTTAGTTATAACAACGCTAGTTCTGCATCATTAGAATTAAGCTACGAAGTTGATTTATGGGGCAAATTATCGGCCTCTGAACGGCAAGCAAACCTTGAATATTTAGCTGAAAAAGCCACATTTTCGCAAAGCAAACAACAATTAGTAGCTGATGTGGTTTCGGGTTGGTTTGATGTAATTACTAACCACAAATTACTTGAACTATATAAGCAGCGCGAACAAAACGCCGAGAAAAACTTAGATATTATTGAGTCGGGTTATCGTCAAGGTTTAAATGAAGCGCTTGACGTTTACCTTGCCCGTAATGAGCTAAATACTGAGCGCTCGAATATTGCTGCACAGCAAGCTACCTTAACTAAATCAATTCGTGATTTAGAGCGTTTAACAGGCCAATATCCTGCTGGGGCATTATCGGTTAGTGCCGATTTGCCACTACTTGAGAACACAATTCCTTTGGGTTTACCTTCAGAGCTTATCACCCGCAAACCAGCGTTAATGGCGAGCTGGTATCAGTTGTTAAGTACTGATGCAGGACTTGCTTACGCGCACAAACAACGTTTTCCGAGCTTAAATCTTTCAGCATCTATCGGTGATAGCACAGATAGAGTGAGTGATTTATTTTCGCCTTCAAGCTTAGCTTGGTCACTGATTGGTAGTATTTCAATGCCGCTTTTTGAAGGTGGTCGCTTAAAAGCCAATGAAGAGCAGGCAAGGCTTAGCGTTAAACGTCAGGAGCAAGCTTACCTTGCCACACTCTATGATGCATTTAATGAAGTTGAAACTGCAATCAGCCAAGAGCAAGCCTTGAAAGTGCGTTATGAAAAAACCTTAGAAGCACAAGAAAATGCAATTGCCGCAGAGCGTTTGTCTTTTGAGCAATATCAAAGTGGTTTAGTAACATACACGACAGTGCTTGATGCGCAAGATCGCTCTTTTAACGCGCAAAGCTCTGTTATCGAACTCAAAAACCAACTTATTAAAAATAGAATCAACTTACACATTGCCCTTGGCGGCGACTTTAGTGAAGCAAATAGCGAAGTAGCAGAGCAATAA
- a CDS encoding DUF4224 domain-containing protein has product MSTFLSKTEVAELTGRKQRQKQIEQLISMHITFTLDAFGWPKVLRKTIETELGASDSCQIKRGGTTLRGDELYTGQ; this is encoded by the coding sequence GTGAGCACATTCCTATCTAAAACTGAAGTTGCTGAGTTAACTGGCCGTAAGCAGCGCCAGAAGCAAATTGAGCAACTGATCTCAATGCATATTACTTTCACCCTTGATGCCTTTGGCTGGCCTAAAGTTTTGCGTAAAACGATTGAAACAGAGCTGGGCGCGAGCGATAGCTGTCAAATTAAGCGTGGCGGGACTACGCTTAGAGGTGACGAGCTGTATACGGGGCAATAG